In Euphorbia lathyris chromosome 2, ddEupLath1.1, whole genome shotgun sequence, the sequence AGTTTGCAAATAACTAAATCAATGGTATTGTTTAACTAAAAAATTGACACACAAATCCTTTAACTCTAAATTTCGAAAAGCACGAAATccttatttgcaaacttttaaactatggAAATTAGCTTTACAAATCGGCCACATGAACATgatttatttttgcacttttcTATAATATGagtagaaaattaatttaataaaaatgtaCAGCACACTACATTTGTATGTGCCAAATGGAAGTTTTCTTTTACAAAAGTAATATATTAAGATATCATATACATTAATATTAACCAAAATTAAATTACTAAATATTGCTGATTTTCAAAATCAGGTTTGATAAGTTTGCATACAATCACAGAGTATAGAAATATACATTGGGAAAAAAAATGTATTCCAGTTATACTTATTAACACTCGTTATTGTGGTTTTAGTTACTTTATTTTAGTTCTTTTTATTAAATTCTTTCACTCtatgtattattttcttttgtatacAGTTTATTAGTCCcaatatttttccatattaaacTAGTTAATCTACACATATATTTTAAGATTCTTAATTcgaaattaaatttattatttttttcaatacttctcatttattctttcaatGAAAGTTCTTTAAGAAATTATAACTCAAAACTCCTGTCAAAAATTCAATATAAGCAGCAGCAGCAAAAAGTTCAGTTCCACCTTTCCTAAGTAGAAGAAGTTGCTTACCTCATATGTTCAGTGGCGTTTCttaccaccaccaccaccaccacctcttttctttccttttcccttGTACATCTTTTTCCCATCTATATCAACCATGTGATTACTGATATCGCTGCCTCTAGATGTCGATGCATTTAACATATGCTTCACATCGAGTACACCGTTTTTGAAATACCCTACACTTgtctttagaactcggtcttCTGGCTTCCGCCTCTCTGTTGATCTCTTATTACTGCTACTAAATCTACCTCCAAATCTTCCAAGGATCATATTCTACAATGTAGAGAAACAAGTGTGGTGACTGTACAGACAGATCGATGAATCAAGTTGTAAATTGATGAAATCATTATTTACCTCTTGAAGTTTTTTCTCCTCCCTTTCCTTTTGTTTCTTCATTTGTACGCGTGCTACACTTAAAGGCAGtctctgcttcttttgaggctgTGTTGAAGAAGACAGACACATTAAAAATATTCAGATCGCATCTAATGCAGAAGCATATAGTCTAAGTTAGCACAGAAAACATTTTGTTCCACCAACTCTACAGCTTATGCTTTGCACATTCATTTTCCTACCTTTCCACCAAGGGAGACTACTCTCCGGTTTTCCATGTCCTTCTTCTCCTTCCATGTCATGTGTTCTGTACCTGAAATTGGAAAGTATCAAAGTGAGAAAACACAAACATAAGAGCACAAGAGGAGGATTCTGATGCATCCCTCAACACGATGGCTTCAGCTTCAACTATATTGCCTTACTATTAGTTGAATTGAAACGAAGAAGCAAATTAGGGCATTATTTAAGCCAAACACCATGGGTATCGGCATCCTTCGTACCTAGTCCGCTATTAAAGTTCATAATTTGTTTCATTTTCCCGCCACTAAAAGTGTATTCGTAACATAATTCCATTAGCATCTTGGAACACATGCTAAGGATGCATGTATAAGTCTCCCTCAACTATTAAGTAATCCAAATTATTTTGAAACAGCTTCTTCTAGGTTCTCTAAAAACagaagaaatatcataaaagtGTTTTCAACAGATCTTGTTTCAAATATATAACATTGTATTATGATTTTTCATGGTGGCACGCAAACAATTTCATGTGGAATCTCTTATTGAGGACAACTAATAAATTCATTTCGCAAATTCTGCTCGAGATGAGCACAACTCTggaaatatataataattcaacaTGGAAATCCAGCACGACTCATTGGCAAACTTATCTTTGATGGTTAACAAACACATACCAAAATCAGAATCCTACTTGAGATGTGATTTCAACTTTGAAAACATTAGGTACTAAGTATTTACTCAATAACAACTAGCAGAAGCATAAGTAGCTTCCGGA encodes:
- the LOC136217432 gene encoding uncharacterized protein, whose protein sequence is MKKTNQTDATNSKDHEWSFKNIMKDIENFGTEHMTWKEKKDMENRRVVSLGGKPQKKQRLPLSVARVQMKKQKEREEKKLQENMILGRFGGRFSSSNKRSTERRKPEDRVLKTSVGYFKNGVLDVKHMLNASTSRGSDISNHMVDIDGKKMYKGKGKKRGGGGGGGKKRH